A single window of Methylobacterium nodulans ORS 2060 DNA harbors:
- a CDS encoding DNA cytosine methyltransferase, translated as MKPVVVDLFCGCGGLSLGARNAGFKIGLSVDIDAVLTSSYKENHPGAHLRLMDVAALTGSDVRTVVGGRVDGIIGGPPCQGFSEIGVESPDDPRRLLLRHFFRLVAEVRPKFFLMENVRGLAFEKNRPELETALQLVAGRYTILGPLKLDAAAFGAATSRPRVFVIGFDSSCVDSFTAGDLEQWRRPAATVREAIADLQGATEEGVDSDGLDWWRYGSDISPSLYARRLRGTRRLFSGHRRIPHAPAIAERFAAVPQGGRDAVGRHARLDWNKQCPTIRAGTGPDRGSFQAVRPLHPVEPRVITVREAARLQGFPDRFVFHPTAWHSFRMIGNSVSPIVAERILKAIRSKMFDVPSLAAAE; from the coding sequence ATGAAGCCAGTCGTAGTAGATCTGTTTTGTGGTTGCGGAGGTCTCAGCCTTGGAGCCAGGAACGCCGGATTTAAGATTGGGCTGTCGGTAGACATAGATGCCGTCCTGACTAGCTCATATAAAGAAAACCACCCAGGCGCTCATTTACGTCTCATGGATGTGGCCGCGCTGACAGGTAGTGACGTTCGTACGGTCGTTGGCGGAAGAGTAGATGGCATAATCGGCGGACCGCCATGTCAGGGCTTTAGCGAGATTGGTGTAGAGAGTCCGGACGATCCTCGGCGATTACTACTTCGGCATTTTTTCAGATTGGTCGCGGAGGTGCGCCCAAAATTCTTTCTTATGGAGAATGTAAGGGGACTGGCGTTCGAGAAAAATCGTCCGGAATTGGAAACCGCACTTCAACTCGTCGCGGGAAGGTATACAATTCTCGGTCCGCTGAAGCTGGATGCGGCCGCCTTCGGGGCTGCGACGTCGCGGCCCCGAGTATTTGTAATCGGATTCGACAGCAGCTGTGTTGACTCATTCACCGCCGGTGACCTTGAGCAGTGGCGTCGACCTGCTGCAACTGTCCGTGAGGCAATCGCCGACTTACAGGGCGCAACGGAGGAGGGAGTCGACAGCGACGGTCTGGACTGGTGGCGCTACGGATCGGACATCTCTCCCTCACTGTATGCACGCCGACTGAGAGGCACTAGGCGCCTATTTTCGGGCCATCGACGGATCCCTCACGCGCCGGCAATAGCGGAGCGTTTTGCAGCCGTACCACAGGGCGGTCGCGATGCCGTCGGCCGACACGCTCGGCTGGACTGGAATAAGCAATGTCCGACGATCCGGGCTGGAACCGGACCGGATCGCGGATCGTTTCAAGCCGTCAGGCCGCTCCATCCCGTTGAGCCGCGTGTGATCACGGTACGGGAGGCGGCCCGCTTGCAGGGCTTCCCTGACCGTTTCGTCTTTCACCCGACCGCGTGGCACAGCTTCAGGATGATAGGCAACAGTGTGTCTCCGATCGTTGCGGAGCGGATACTCAAAGCGATCCGCTCTAAGATGTTCGACGTGCCGTCGTTGGCGGCGGCCGAGTAG
- a CDS encoding very short patch repair endonuclease yields MVDRLTPEARSRLMAAVKGKNTTPELKVRKLAHSLGFRFRLHRRDLPGMPDLVFPTRRKVVFVHGCFWHRHPGCRKASTPGTHSDFWEAKFSRNVERDARNERLLRDAGWDVLVIWECETRDAAAVTERLTAFLGPPAGGKRIGSD; encoded by the coding sequence ATGGTGGATCGCCTCACGCCGGAGGCGCGGTCACGCCTCATGGCGGCAGTAAAGGGAAAGAACACCACGCCGGAGCTCAAGGTGCGGAAGCTCGCTCATAGCCTGGGATTCCGCTTCAGACTCCATCGCCGCGACCTACCGGGAATGCCCGATCTCGTTTTTCCTACGAGGCGTAAGGTCGTCTTCGTGCATGGCTGCTTCTGGCACCGCCATCCTGGTTGCAGGAAGGCTTCGACGCCCGGCACGCACAGCGACTTCTGGGAAGCCAAGTTCTCGCGCAACGTTGAACGCGACGCCCGCAACGAGCGCCTGCTGCGCGACGCCGGTTGGGACGTGCTTGTGATCTGGGAGTGCGAGACGCGGGACGCCGCCGCGGTTACCGAGCGGCTTACTGCCTTCCTCGGACCGCCCGCCGGAGGAAAGCGAATCGGGTCAGATTGA